TAAGGTGTTAGTGGAAATATTACTTGTAAAATAATGCAAGATATATTAGCTTTAAATCAAAAACCTTGCAGATTATATGTTAAAAAAAGTAGTAGAAAAGACACAAATCAGTATGTTCTTCTCCCTAAAGGACACAATTAATCAGAATCATCCCCTATACATTTTGGCAAATAGAATTAATTGGTTGCAATTTGAAGATGCTTTCAGTCCTCTTTACTGCCCAAACAATGGACGTCCTGCCCTTCCAATCCGCTTGATGGTCGGACTATTGATATTAAAGCACATCCGTAACATCTCAGATGAAAGCGTGGTAGAACAATGGTCGGAAAATCTGTACTACCAGTATCTATGCGGCGGGTCTGAATTTATTGCTGATAGTCCTTGTGAAGCCTCTGAGTTGGTACATTTCCGTAATCGAATAGGAGAGGCGGGGATAGAACTTATTTTGAAGGAAAGCATTCGCATAAACGGAAGTGATAGCTTTGATCCAAATGTAAGCATAGACACAACAGTACAGGAGAAAAACATAACCTATCCAACAGACAACAAATTACACAGAAAAATAATAACAAAATGTAAAGCAATATCAGAAAAGGAAGCTCTACCGATTCGTCAGACTTACACCCGAACTCTAAAGAAACTCGGGTTAGATCAACGGTTTCGTAACCATCCTAAAAACAAAGGCAAGGCACGCAAAGCAGACAGGAAAGTAAAAACGATTGCGGGTAGATTAGTAAGGGAATTAGAGCGTAATTTACTGCCAAATTCACCATATCAATGTGATTTAGAATTGTTTAAGAGGGTGTTAAGCCAGAAAAAAGAAGATAAGAACAAAGTATATTCTTTACACGAGCCAGAAGTTCAATGTATATCTAAAGGTAAGGAACACAAGAAATATGAGTTCGGTAAT
This sequence is a window from Coriobacteriia bacterium. Protein-coding genes within it:
- a CDS encoding IS5 family transposase, translating into MLKKVVEKTQISMFFSLKDTINQNHPLYILANRINWLQFEDAFSPLYCPNNGRPALPIRLMVGLLILKHIRNISDESVVEQWSENLYYQYLCGGSEFIADSPCEASELVHFRNRIGEAGIELILKESIRINGSDSFDPNVSIDTTVQEKNITYPTDNKLHRKIITKCKAISEKEALPIRQTYTRTLKKLGLDQRFRNHPKNKGKARKADRKVKTIAGRLVRELERNLLPNSPYQCDLELFKRVLSQKKEDKNKVYSLHEPEVQCISKGKEHKKYEFGNKVSIILTQTTGVIVGALSFRNPYDGHTLKPALEQAEKMLGRNSIKTATADRGYRGAIRINDVEIQTPKPFNNKTQTKYKQNKLKKQFQKRAAIEPIIGHLKSDHRLSRNFYKGEIGDAINVMLSAAAFNFKRMMRKWQSSFLHFFYRFFITPIFQFFHQNLHLPKTNLGF